The sequence below is a genomic window from Thermus thermamylovorans.
ACCCGCAACCTCACCGGCGGTATCGCTACCCTTACCTTCGGGGTCAGGAACACCGCCCCCGCGGCCACGGGGGTGGCGGTCAGCGAGGCCAGCGCCACTCTCTGGTTTGGCATCTACGGAACCACTTTTGTAGCATCCCCAGACCCTCGTGCCCGTATTGACGCGGTCAGCGTACGGGGAACTGTGGACGGCCAGGCCTTCACCGTGGCCTACAGCCGCGCCGCCAGCTCCTTCCGCTTCAACGACTACCTCTTCGTGAACAACGACCCCGCGGTGGGTGACCCCCGCCAGGGCGTGGTGGCCACCTTCACCGGGAGCAAGCTTCCCCTCACTCCCTCGGTCACCGTGGTGGCCGGGGTGAGCGATGGGGCCAACAGTCTCGTCAACAACTACTTCGGCATCCGCGGGGCCATCAAGCCCTTCGAGGGGTTGGACCTGGCCCTGAGCTACGCTGTCACCAACCCCAACTTTGTAGCCCGCTCCGCCTTGGGGCTGGATGGCGGTCTAAGGGTCGGGGACTTCACCGTGAGGGGTCTCTTCGTCACCTCCAAGACCGCTGTGGGCACCACCTTCCAGGACTACTTTGATCCCGCGGTGGCCGACTGGGCCTACTACGTGCGGGGCGAGGCCAAGGTGGGCCCCCTCAGCCTGAGCGCCAACTACCGGGCCATCGACCCTGACTACGCGAACGGCGTGGCAGGCATGTCGGAGGCCCACCGGGCCTACTACGGGGGTGTGCAGGGCTTCCAGTCCCCTGCTCCTTACCCGGCTGACGAGCGCGGCCTAGGTGTCAACCTCTCCGCCGCCCTGGGTCCGGTGGCCGTGGAGGCCTACGGCGACAGCTACAACACCTACAACGCGCCTCCGGGCAACTTCACCACCGATCTGGGCGTCGCTGGCCGCATCGCCCTCTTCTCCGGCTTCAGCCTGCGGGTGGCCTACGACACCAGCTACGGCAGCGGGGCCAACTACTTTGACCTGACCACCCAGATCCCCTCCAACGTCACCGGAGTCACGGGTGTAACCGCCACGCTCCGCCACGACGGGGCGGCCCGCGATGCTCTGGTGAAGGACCTCAACCTCACCCTCCAGGGCCGGTACGATACCCTGACCCCGGGCAACCCCTTTGGCCTGGCAGTCTTTGGCGACTACAAGCTGGCCCTTGGTCCTCTCAGCCTGGACCGGATCGTCTTCCGTTACAACGACCCCAACCTGAGCGTTTCCAATAACGAGACCCTCAAGGGCGGGGTGCAGGCCTCCGCGGACCTGGGCGCCCTGGGCCTGCCCTTCAAGCCCCGGGTCCTTGGGGAGGTGGTGGGGCGGCGCACCGAGGCTGGCGGCGGTGCCTTGGTTACCGAGCTGAAGTGGGGTCTGGGCCTGGCCCTAGGCGAGTTCCTCTTCCCGGGCTCCAGCCTCGAGGCCCGCTACGCCCAGTACCGGGCGGGCAACGTGGCCAGCGTGACCACGGGCGCCTTTGACCAGGCCTTCTCGCCTGCCCACGATCAGCTTTACTCCGGCTCTGGCGGTACCAGCGGCAGCCTGGCTGGCTTCAACGTCACCTGGCGCTACTACGACTTCCGCGCGGACTACGGCGAGTACCTGAGGGATACCGGCGACCACGCCCGCACCTTCCGCGTGACCTACACCGTGCGCTTCTAGGCCGGAGGGCCGGGAGGGCCCCCGCCCAACAGGGCGGGGGCCCTTTTTTCCGCCCCCCAGGCCCCCTAGACTGGGAGGGATGACCTTCCGCTACCTTGGCCCCGAGCCCAGGGGGGACCAGCCCAAGGCCACCCGCGAACTGGTGGAGGCCCTGAGGGATGGAGAGCGCTTCGTCACCCTCCTGGGGGCCACGGGGACGGGGAAGACGGTGACCATGGCCAAGGCCATCGAGGCCCTGGGGCGGCCCGCCCTGGTCCTGGCCCCCAACAAGATCCTGGCGGCGCAGCTGGCCGCGGAGTTCCGGGAGCTCTTCCCGGAAAACGCCGTGGAGTACTTCATCAGCTACTACGACTACTACCAGCCCGAGGCCTACGTGCCGGGGAAGGACCTCTACATCGAGAAGGACGCCAGCATCAACCCGGAGATCGAGCGCCTCCGCCACTCCACCACCCGTAGCCTCCTCACCCGGCGGGACGTGGTCGTGGTGGCCTCGGTTTCCGCCATCTACGGCCTGGGGGACCCCCGGGAGTACCGGCAGAGGAACCTGGTGGTGGAAAGGGGCATGATCTACCCCCGGGAGGCCCTCCTGGAGCGCCTTTTGGAGCTGGGCTACGAGCGCAACGACATCGACCTCACCCCGGGCCGCTTCCGGGCCAAGGGGGAGGTGCTGGAAATCTTCCCCGCCTACGACACCGAGCCCATCCGGGTGGAGCTCTTCGGGGACGAGGTGGAGCGCATCCTGCAGGTGCACCCCATCACCGGGGAGAGGCTTAGGGAGCTTCCCGGCTTCGTGCTCTTTCCCGCCACCCACTACCTTTCCCCGGAGGGGCTGGAGGAGATCCTGAAGGAGATCGAGAAAGAGCTATGGGAACGGGTCCGTTACTTTGAGGAAAGGGGGGAGGTGCTCTACGCCCAGCGCCTCGAGGAGCGCACCCTCTACGACCTGGAGATGCTCCGGGTTATGGGCACCTGCCCGGGGGTGGAGAACTACGCCCGCTACTTCACGGGCAAGGCCCCGGGGGAGCCTCCCTACACCCTCCTGGACTACTTCCCCGAGGACTTCCTGGTCTTCCTGGACGAGTCCCACGTGACCGTGCCCCAGCTCCAGGGCATGTACCGGGGGGACTACGCGCGCAAGAAGACCCTGGTGGACTATGGCTTCCGCCTGCCCAGCGCCCTGGACAACCGCCCCTTGCGCTTCGAGGAGTTTTTGGAGCGGGTTTCCCAGGTGGTCTTCGTCTCCGCCACCCCGGGGCCCTTTGAGCTTGCGCATTCGGGGCGCATCGTGGAGCAGATCATCCGCCCCACGGGCCTCCTGGACCCCCTGGTGCGGGTGAAG
It includes:
- a CDS encoding S-layer homology domain-containing protein, with protein sequence MKKRLVMLLAGLLTVLSMGFGLAQFADVPAGHWAREAVEALAARGIIIGFPDGTFRGNENLTRYQAALIIYRLLQQIEEELQAAGVSPTLEALSPEELEAVRNAVQELAAELAALGVRVSALEDSVATKEDIARLEALIEELRAQPMPEPGMDPAALQDLADRVEAASIAADTALAQAQQLAEQLEALAEELEGVRGDVAALRTQVEANAQAIEALNELAVLLNQDVLSLQDRVTALEKALAEAPEIDLEAFATREDLAAVQEFTAALRSDLVNLSEKVTALEGRVAELARVQYTISGSLTATFGTVVLTPPAAAPFDIDRLFATPFSTGVFGASQVASSVQLADVATRNLTGGIATLTFGVRNTAPAATGVAVSEASATLWFGIYGTTFVASPDPRARIDAVSVRGTVDGQAFTVAYSRAASSFRFNDYLFVNNDPAVGDPRQGVVATFTGSKLPLTPSVTVVAGVSDGANSLVNNYFGIRGAIKPFEGLDLALSYAVTNPNFVARSALGLDGGLRVGDFTVRGLFVTSKTAVGTTFQDYFDPAVADWAYYVRGEAKVGPLSLSANYRAIDPDYANGVAGMSEAHRAYYGGVQGFQSPAPYPADERGLGVNLSAALGPVAVEAYGDSYNTYNAPPGNFTTDLGVAGRIALFSGFSLRVAYDTSYGSGANYFDLTTQIPSNVTGVTGVTATLRHDGAARDALVKDLNLTLQGRYDTLTPGNPFGLAVFGDYKLALGPLSLDRIVFRYNDPNLSVSNNETLKGGVQASADLGALGLPFKPRVLGEVVGRRTEAGGGALVTELKWGLGLALGEFLFPGSSLEARYAQYRAGNVASVTTGAFDQAFSPAHDQLYSGSGGTSGSLAGFNVTWRYYDFRADYGEYLRDTGDHARTFRVTYTVRF
- the uvrB gene encoding excinuclease ABC subunit UvrB produces the protein MTFRYLGPEPRGDQPKATRELVEALRDGERFVTLLGATGTGKTVTMAKAIEALGRPALVLAPNKILAAQLAAEFRELFPENAVEYFISYYDYYQPEAYVPGKDLYIEKDASINPEIERLRHSTTRSLLTRRDVVVVASVSAIYGLGDPREYRQRNLVVERGMIYPREALLERLLELGYERNDIDLTPGRFRAKGEVLEIFPAYDTEPIRVELFGDEVERILQVHPITGERLRELPGFVLFPATHYLSPEGLEEILKEIEKELWERVRYFEERGEVLYAQRLEERTLYDLEMLRVMGTCPGVENYARYFTGKAPGEPPYTLLDYFPEDFLVFLDESHVTVPQLQGMYRGDYARKKTLVDYGFRLPSALDNRPLRFEEFLERVSQVVFVSATPGPFELAHSGRIVEQIIRPTGLLDPLVRVKPTANQILDLMEGIRERAKRGERTLVTVLTVRMAEELTAFLQEHGVRARYLHHELDAFERQALVRDLRLGHFDALVGINLLREGLDLPEVSLVAILDADKTGFLRSERSLIQTIGRAARNARGEVWLYADGVSEAMERAIRETNRRRALQEAYNREYGIVPETVRKEVRAIIRPEGYEEAPLPEPASEDLKERIAELELAMWQAAEALDFERAARLRDELRALEARLQGLKAPEPLPGARRRRRR